The following coding sequences lie in one Ctenopharyngodon idella isolate HZGC_01 chromosome 11, HZGC01, whole genome shotgun sequence genomic window:
- the cdk4 gene encoding cyclin-dependent kinase 4 yields MEQESIVQYEPVAEIGGGAYGTVYKARDRDSGQFVALKSVRVQTNQDGLPLSTVREVALLKRLEQFDHPNIVRLMDVCATLRTDQETKVTLVFEHVDQDLRTYLEKVPAPGLPIHQIRDLMQQLLCGLAFLHSNRVLHRDLKPENILVTSRGQVKLADFGLARIYSCHMALTPVVVTLWYRSPEVLLQTTYATPVDIWSTGCIFAEMFRRTPLFCGDSEVDQLGKIFAVIGLPSEDEWPTDVTLSRQNFSPQNPQPITDCVPEISEKGAKLLLEMLTFDPLKRISALNALEHPFFTE; encoded by the exons ATGGAGCAGGAGAGCATAGTGCAGTACGAGCCAGTGGCGGAGATCGGCGGCGGCGCTTACGGTACCGTGTACAAGGCTCGTGATCGAGACAGCGGGCAGTTTGTGGCTCTGAAGAGTGTGAGAGTGCAGACCAATCAGGACGGCCTTCCTCTGTCCACGGTCCGAGAGGTGGCACTGCTCAAGCGGCTGGAGCAGTTCGACCACCCCAACATCGTCAG GCTCATGGACGTGTGCGCCACGCTGAGAACAGACCAGGAGACAAAAGTGACTCTAGTGTTTGAGCACGTGGATCAGGACCTCAGGACGTACCTGGAGAAAGTGCCGGCGCCCGGACTGCCCATCCACCAGATCAGA GACTTGATGCAGCAGTTGCTATGTGGTTTGGCGTTCTTGCACTCGAATCGGGTTCTCCATCGGGATCTGAAGCCGGAAAACATCCTGGTGACCAGCAGAGGGCAGGTGAAACTGGCCGACTTTGGTTTGGCGCGGATCTACAGCTGCCACATGGCGCTCACACCAGTG GTTGTGACGTTGTGGTATCGCTCTCCTGAAGTGCTGCTCCAGACCACATACGCCACACCTGTGGACATCTGGAGCACCGGCTGCATCTTCGCTGAGATGTTCAGACGCAC ACCGCTCTTCTGTGGAGATTCAGAGGTGGACCAGCTGGGGAAGATTTTTGC GGTGATCGGCCTGCCGTCTGAAGACGAGTGGCCGACTGATGTCACTCTGTCCCGTCAGAACTTCAGCCCTCAAAACcctcagccaatcacagactgTGTTCCTGAGATCAGCGAGAAGGGGGCGAAGCTCTTGCTG GAAATGCTGACCTTCGACCCGCTGAAGCGAATCTCTGCGCTGAATGCTTTGGAGCATCCGTTCTTTACAGAATGA